In Rickettsia endosymbiont of Gonocerus acuteangulatus, the following are encoded in one genomic region:
- a CDS encoding autotransporter outer membrane beta-barrel domain-containing protein, whose translation MQFTGPFLIDNDRVKSKSQRVIGVAQNTAGYQTAIGKYKSLSYNGQVMVGYNYSVPNTISAMPLVATPLAGLRYSNIDNKGYTETGTTYQNLIVKSKRYNTFNGMLGGRLSSSFNTGEVTLMPEFYAMVDYAFKNKAPVIDARLQGMTNPYPATAFRQTKLNFDLGLGLTVKHKMMEYGINYDTTIANKYFSQQGIA comes from the coding sequence GTGCAATTTACTGGTCCCTTTTTAATTGACAATGACAGAGTAAAAAGTAAGTCACAACGTGTTATAGGTGTAGCACAAAATACTGCTGGATATCAGACTGCTATCGGTAAATATAAATCACTAAGTTATAATGGACAAGTTATGGTTGGTTATAACTATTCAGTGCCTAACACAATCAGTGCCATGCCGTTAGTAGCAACACCGCTTGCAGGTCTTAGATATTCAAATATAGATAATAAAGGATATACTGAAACCGGCACGACCTATCAAAATCTTATTGTTAAGAGTAAAAGATATAATACTTTCAATGGTATGTTAGGTGGTAGATTATCAAGCAGTTTCAATACTGGTGAAGTAACTTTAATGCCTGAATTTTATGCGATGGTTGATTATGCTTTCAAGAATAAAGCTCCAGTAATCGATGCAAGATTACAAGGCATGACTAACCCATATCCAGCTACTGCCTTTAGGCAAACTAAATTAAACTTTGACTTAGGATTAGGTTTAACTGTTAAGCATAAGATGATGGAATATGGTATTAATTACGATACAACTATTGCAAATAAATACTTCTCTCAACAGGGTATAGCTTAA
- a CDS encoding IS630 family transposase (programmed frameshift) has protein sequence MAKAYSYDLRIRVIKSLTDGKTIKETSEIYSISRKTIIEWKKLKKQTGDVKAKSGYHTGHRRIIRDIEGFKKFIELNFDKTTMELANNWSQKVSASTISRLLNKLGYSYKKTFLHPKRDIGLRNEFILKLKTIDKQDLVFIDESGIEDNSCREHGWSIIGQRCYGEKVYQHKSRISMIAGLCVKDIIAPIIFDGTCNKDIFETYVQEILIKELKAGQIVVMDNINFHKSTKVKTLIESVGCSILFLPTYSPDLNPIEHYWFKIKNEIRKTISNFEHFFDAVYYALKKSLPYRIKL, from the exons ATGGCAAAGGCATATTCATACGATTTAAGAATACGAGTAATAAAAAGTTTAACAGATGGTAAAACAATAAAAGAGACTTCAGAGATATACTCTATTAGTAGGAAGACTATAATAGAGTGGAAAAAATTAAAGAAACAAACTGGGGATGTCAAAGCAAAAAGTGGTTATCATACAGGACATCGTAGAATAATAAGAGACATAGAGGGATTTAAAAAATTTATAGAATTAAATTTTGATAAAACCACCATGGAGCTAGCTAATAACTGGAGTCAAAAAGTATCTGCAAGTACGATATCAAGATTGCTTAATAAATTAGGTTATAGTTAT AAAAAAACTTTTCTTCATCCCAAAAGGGATATTGGTCTAAGGAATGAGTTTATATTGAAACTAAAAACTATAGATAAACAAGATTTAGTATTTATCGATGAGTCTGGGATAGAAGATAATAGCTGTAGAGAACACGGGTGGAGCATTATCGGTCAAAGATGTTATGGTGAAAAGGTCTATCAACATAAATCACGGATTAGTATGATTGCTGGGCTGTGTGTCAAAGATATTATTGCCCCAATAATATTTGATGGGACATGTAATAAGGACATTTTTGAAACTTATGTACAAGAGATATTGATCAAGGAATTAAAGGCTGGTCAGATAGTAGTAATGGATAATATTAATTTTCATAAAAGTACAAAAGTGAAAACGTTAATTGAATCTGTTGGTTGCAGTATTTTATTTTTACCAACTTACTCTCCTGACTTAAATCCTATTGAGCATTACTGGTTTAAAATCAAGAATGAAATAAGAAAAACTATTTCTAATTTTGAGCACTTTTTTGATGCTGTTTACTATGCTCTTAAAAAATCACTACCTTATCGCATTAAGCTATAG
- a CDS encoding phospholipase D family protein produces MNRKNKKFTEIFIAFILGLAIGVLGYSDYGTDLINQFKISHTPPPKIKHYNISQLSRSKVSTCFTPPSGCTKFIADQIDTAKESIYMHAYGMSDSLITAALIDAQARGVKVKILLDRSNLKQKFSKLHELQRAKIEVGIDKVPGIAHNKVIIIDKKKVITGSFNFTAAADKRNAENVIVIEDAELADSYLQNWLSRKAKNR; encoded by the coding sequence GTGAATAGAAAAAATAAAAAATTTACGGAAATATTTATTGCCTTTATTTTAGGCCTAGCAATAGGTGTTCTAGGATATTCAGATTATGGAACTGATCTAATAAATCAGTTCAAAATATCACATACACCGCCTCCAAAAATAAAGCATTACAATATTTCGCAGCTTTCTAGAAGTAAAGTTAGTACATGTTTTACTCCACCATCAGGTTGCACTAAATTTATAGCAGATCAGATTGATACGGCTAAAGAGTCTATTTATATGCATGCATATGGTATGAGCGATTCATTGATTACTGCCGCTTTAATTGATGCTCAAGCTCGTGGTGTAAAGGTTAAAATCTTACTCGATCGTAGTAATTTAAAGCAAAAATTTTCTAAATTACACGAATTACAACGAGCAAAAATTGAAGTGGGAATAGATAAAGTTCCGGGTATTGCTCATAATAAAGTTATAATTATCGATAAAAAGAAAGTTATAACCGGCTCATTTAATTTTACTGCCGCTGCTGATAAACGTAACGCAGAAAATGTTATCGTTATAGAAGATGCTGAGCTTGCAGATTCTTATCTACAAAACTGGCTCAGTAGAAAAGCGAAGAATCGATAA
- a CDS encoding alpha/beta hydrolase: MLIPPYYAASGGEYTQKRLNIRTTDKSAFKLGENIATTKGKVIFQNDLMQLICYEPKEKVHKIPILIIPPCINKYYILDLSSHNSLISFLVENNFQVFLISWVNPDSSLAEKGFDDYLQDGILAPIEYIRKLGFKKIDFAGYCMGGTFLAIILAYLKVKKLDYANSATFFTTLLDYTSPGELGVFFNENTMKYIKEDMDLKGYFDGKYFSNTFSLLRANDLIWTFFVNNYLLGKNPMPFDLLYWNADSTNLPARMYQEYLQNTYYNNLLKEPNSLEILGTKIDLGNVDCDSFFVAAKEDHIAPWRSIYDGMKLINGDKIFCLTDSGHVAGVVNPPKTTKYNYRLNEDLSLNSREWLLNATEYKGSWWECWLDWLIKNNTELVKSLDYKNLIAIEEAPGSYVKK; this comes from the coding sequence TTGCTCATTCCGCCATATTACGCCGCAAGCGGCGGGGAATATACCCAAAAGAGATTAAATATTAGAACTACAGATAAATCAGCTTTTAAACTTGGTGAAAATATTGCGACAACAAAAGGAAAAGTTATATTTCAAAATGATTTGATGCAACTAATATGCTATGAGCCGAAAGAAAAAGTGCATAAGATTCCGATACTAATTATTCCACCTTGCATAAATAAATATTATATTCTCGATTTATCCTCACATAATTCATTAATATCTTTTTTAGTAGAAAATAATTTTCAAGTTTTTCTTATTTCATGGGTTAATCCGGATTCATCTTTAGCAGAAAAAGGCTTTGATGATTACTTACAAGATGGAATTTTAGCACCTATTGAATATATTAGAAAACTTGGTTTTAAAAAAATTGACTTCGCTGGATATTGCATGGGCGGAACGTTTCTTGCCATTATTCTTGCTTATTTAAAAGTAAAAAAACTAGATTATGCTAATAGTGCTACGTTCTTTACCACCTTACTTGATTATACTAGCCCTGGTGAGCTTGGAGTATTTTTCAATGAAAATACGATGAAGTATATTAAAGAGGATATGGATTTGAAAGGATATTTTGATGGAAAATATTTTTCAAATACCTTTAGTTTACTAAGAGCTAATGATTTAATTTGGACATTTTTTGTAAATAATTATTTACTTGGCAAAAATCCTATGCCTTTTGATTTGTTATATTGGAATGCTGATTCTACAAATTTACCGGCAAGAATGTATCAGGAATATTTACAAAATACCTATTATAATAATTTACTAAAAGAGCCTAATAGTTTAGAAATATTAGGAACTAAGATAGATCTTGGTAACGTTGATTGTGATTCTTTTTTTGTGGCAGCTAAGGAGGATCATATCGCACCTTGGCGTTCAATATATGATGGAATGAAATTAATAAATGGTGATAAGATTTTTTGCCTAACTGATTCAGGGCATGTAGCAGGGGTTGTTAATCCTCCTAAAACTACTAAATATAATTATAGACTTAATGAGGATTTAAGTTTAAATAGTAGAGAATGGCTTTTGAATGCTACAGAATATAAAGGCTCATGGTGGGAATGCTGGCTTGATTGGCTTATCAAAAATAATACTGAACTAGTAAAATCTTTGGATTATAAAAATTTGATAGCAATTGAAGAAGCACCAGGAAGTTACGTTAAAAAATAA
- a CDS encoding UbiD family decarboxylase — protein sequence MSFRDLPEFLKLLEKNGELKRIFVEVKTDLEITEISKRALEHDGPALLFENVIKSDGSKSNVPVLTNLYASINRICMGLKLQNIQELRELGVLLAFLKQPQPPSSFKETLSMLPLAKRIFAMSPKTVSKAACHEVIIDKPDLNILPIQKCWSLDVSPLITWSIVVTKGPTDEKVDNYNLGIYRMQVISENKLLMRWLKLRGGAEHHKRWKGAKREPFPAAIVIGANPAVTMAAVMPIPENISEYNFAGLLGNEKVELVKCKTIDLKVPAHSEIVLEGYVSLDEYLPEGPFGDHTGYYNDVEEFPVFTITAITMKKNPVYLSTYTGKPPDEPSILGEALNEIFIPLIQQQYPEIVDFWLPPEGCSYRVAVVSIKKSYPGHAKRIMLGVWSYLRQFMYSKFIIVVDDDIDIRNWQEVIWAISTRVDPKRDTTFIENSPIDYLDFASPESGLGSKMGIDATDKIYPETNRKWGKKIEMDQEVIDKINSIWDSLEI from the coding sequence ATGAGCTTTAGAGATTTACCTGAGTTTTTGAAATTGTTAGAAAAAAACGGTGAATTAAAGCGTATTTTTGTTGAAGTTAAAACCGATCTAGAAATTACTGAAATCAGCAAAAGAGCATTGGAGCACGATGGTCCTGCTTTGCTATTTGAGAATGTTATAAAATCTGATGGCAGTAAATCTAATGTTCCTGTTCTAACTAATCTTTATGCTAGTATCAATCGTATTTGCATGGGGCTTAAACTTCAGAATATTCAGGAATTAAGAGAGCTTGGAGTTTTACTCGCATTTCTTAAACAACCGCAACCACCATCATCTTTTAAAGAAACATTATCGATGTTACCGCTAGCAAAGCGTATCTTTGCTATGTCGCCTAAAACTGTTTCAAAAGCCGCTTGCCATGAAGTTATTATCGACAAGCCTGACCTTAATATATTACCAATCCAAAAATGTTGGTCTCTTGATGTTTCACCTTTAATTACTTGGTCTATAGTTGTAACTAAAGGACCAACCGATGAAAAGGTTGATAATTATAATCTCGGCATATATAGAATGCAGGTTATTTCGGAAAATAAATTATTGATGCGATGGCTTAAGCTGCGAGGTGGTGCAGAGCATCACAAACGTTGGAAAGGAGCAAAAAGAGAGCCTTTTCCAGCTGCTATCGTTATTGGGGCAAATCCGGCAGTAACTATGGCAGCAGTAATGCCGATACCAGAAAATATTTCGGAGTATAATTTTGCTGGGTTACTTGGTAATGAAAAAGTAGAATTGGTAAAGTGCAAAACCATTGATTTAAAAGTTCCAGCACATAGTGAGATAGTGCTTGAGGGGTATGTTAGTCTAGATGAGTATTTACCCGAAGGTCCTTTTGGTGACCATACCGGATATTACAATGATGTTGAAGAATTCCCAGTATTTACTATAACAGCAATAACGATGAAAAAAAATCCTGTATATTTGAGTACTTATACAGGCAAACCGCCAGATGAGCCATCAATACTTGGTGAAGCATTAAATGAGATTTTTATCCCTCTTATTCAACAACAATATCCAGAAATTGTTGATTTTTGGTTGCCGCCTGAAGGTTGTTCATATAGGGTTGCGGTAGTATCAATTAAAAAATCTTATCCTGGTCATGCTAAAAGAATAATGCTTGGTGTTTGGTCTTATTTACGGCAATTCATGTATAGCAAATTTATTATCGTGGTCGATGATGATATTGATATTCGTAACTGGCAGGAAGTAATTTGGGCAATCTCAACACGAGTTGATCCAAAGCGTGATACAACTTTCATAGAAAACTCCCCAATAGATTATTTAGATTTTGCATCACCAGAGTCAGGGCTTGGCAGCAAAATGGGGATAGATGCAACAGATAAAATATACCCTGAGACAAACAGAAAATGGGGTAAAAAAATCGAAATGGATCAGGAAGTTATCGACAAGATAAATAGTATATGGGATAGTCTAGAGATATAA
- a CDS encoding SurA N-terminal domain-containing protein, whose amino-acid sequence MLNNIRKTADSFIMRVLFAMIVFAFVGFGIKDVLHGRGGGNIVTFSHAKNISQEDFLRAKSLEINAISKQVGVSLTEEEIAQLNIDNRILKRLVFENILDYLVSYYDFDISDDTVKNLVKESPVFKNDQGVFDIKLFKTYFRNSYTDEEKYLVNFKEKALKNIFDCTFLDSFYVPKAMTDNIVNYMAEKREVELVQMNLQNKPKDLQIPVPSDQELKDFYQNNKSLFEVPEKRSFSYIKVTTENLQKKIQVTKEELLEFYNENKEEFGEQSFEDVQKQLYEQIESQKIDILNMELAKNLEDDVAAGSSLVEIAEKYELPINNINNISYADLIEDKIIAENADSIFELSEGELSYPIEAEDKSYLVLVKLKSINPAKIPEFDSIKEQINSTWIKQYLADLNIKIMKDLAKEDNFDTEDKASNAKIRNKTYIRSEMENDQMLTPEILLSIFNTKIGANTPVFQVGDELYFAHIKSTNIDEQVAKNIRTNSEKNIVNTIKNSIIDELINYTIKQNDMKVKS is encoded by the coding sequence ATGTTAAATAATATTAGAAAAACTGCCGATAGTTTTATAATGCGGGTTTTATTCGCAATGATCGTTTTTGCCTTTGTTGGCTTTGGCATTAAAGATGTATTACATGGAAGAGGCGGTGGCAATATCGTAACTTTTTCTCATGCGAAAAATATATCGCAAGAAGATTTTCTGCGGGCAAAATCTTTAGAAATTAACGCTATATCTAAACAAGTAGGAGTAAGCCTAACGGAAGAAGAAATAGCACAATTAAATATAGATAATAGAATCTTAAAAAGGCTTGTTTTTGAGAATATCTTAGATTATCTAGTTAGCTATTATGATTTTGATATAAGCGACGATACTGTAAAAAATTTAGTAAAAGAATCACCGGTTTTTAAAAATGATCAAGGAGTTTTCGATATAAAACTCTTTAAAACTTATTTTAGAAATTCTTATACAGATGAAGAAAAATATTTAGTAAATTTTAAAGAAAAAGCCTTAAAAAATATTTTTGATTGTACTTTTTTAGATAGCTTCTATGTTCCAAAAGCTATGACTGATAATATAGTAAATTATATGGCTGAAAAAAGAGAAGTAGAATTGGTGCAAATGAATCTACAAAACAAGCCAAAAGATTTACAAATTCCAGTTCCCTCTGATCAGGAATTAAAGGATTTTTACCAGAATAACAAATCTTTATTTGAAGTACCAGAGAAGCGTAGCTTTTCATATATAAAAGTTACTACTGAAAACTTACAAAAGAAAATCCAAGTTACTAAAGAAGAATTATTAGAATTTTATAATGAGAATAAAGAGGAATTTGGAGAACAAAGTTTTGAGGATGTACAAAAGCAATTATATGAACAAATAGAATCTCAAAAAATTGATATCCTAAATATGGAGCTTGCTAAAAATTTAGAAGATGATGTTGCAGCGGGTTCTAGCTTAGTTGAAATCGCAGAAAAATATGAGCTGCCTATTAACAATATCAATAATATAAGCTATGCCGATTTGATCGAAGACAAAATAATTGCCGAAAATGCCGATAGTATTTTTGAGCTTAGTGAGGGGGAACTATCTTACCCGATTGAGGCAGAAGATAAAAGCTATCTAGTGCTTGTTAAATTAAAATCTATAAATCCAGCAAAAATACCTGAATTTGATAGTATTAAAGAACAGATAAATAGCACTTGGATAAAGCAATATCTTGCTGATCTTAATATAAAAATTATGAAAGATTTAGCAAAAGAAGATAATTTTGATACAGAAGATAAAGCATCAAATGCTAAAATACGTAACAAAACTTATATAAGATCAGAAATGGAAAATGATCAGATGCTAACTCCTGAAATATTATTATCCATTTTTAACACTAAAATAGGTGCTAATACTCCTGTATTTCAAGTAGGTGATGAGCTATATTTTGCCCATATTAAATCTACAAATATAGATGAGCAAGTAGCTAAAAATATTAGAACTAATTCAGAAAAAAATATAGTAAACACTATTAAAAATTCTATAATTGATGAATTGATTAACTATACAATCAAGCAAAATGATATGAAAGTGAAGAGTTAA
- the istA gene encoding IS21 family transposase, with the protein MYTTIITLYKQGNSQRNIAKLTRTDRKTVRKIINRYVEAGTESPAIYERSSVLDFWHEKIIELLEKNLSYIRIFEELKNQGYTSSYTSLTRYIKKYKIKDNSCIRFHTLAGEEAQVDFGDIGLQYNSKGRRVKAYVFNMRLSYSRLDYYEVVFDQSCQTWIQCHINAFNYFAGSPKVIKLDNLKAGVVDANFYEPVYQKEYKCLADHYGILLSPCRVYQPQEKGKVESGIKYVKNNFFAGRKFDRYEELTNGLANWLNKANSRIHGTTKRIPRELFEQEERSSLIPLPLETFDLSSWHNRKVAKDCHITIDNNYYSVPAKYIYSEVMVQLSPKLVQIFSIQNDLIARHVRTEGKGIFTTNPSHYAKYKRLCPGFIEYSEHYQQQMQQIGNNCSLLLESLQQTRVNDWQRCARGIISLRKVYNDDLIDKACHRALHYGISSYSKIKNILNSNAVNLPLPEFGGNNAELI; encoded by the coding sequence ATGTATACAACAATTATCACCCTTTATAAACAAGGCAATAGTCAAAGGAATATTGCCAAACTAACAAGAACAGACCGCAAAACAGTACGAAAAATAATAAACCGCTATGTAGAGGCTGGTACAGAATCCCCAGCAATCTATGAACGATCTTCAGTTTTGGATTTTTGGCACGAAAAAATAATTGAGTTATTAGAAAAAAATCTGAGTTACATAAGAATTTTTGAGGAGTTAAAAAATCAAGGTTATACAAGCAGTTATACTTCTTTGACCCGTTATATCAAAAAATATAAAATTAAGGATAACAGTTGCATTCGTTTTCATACTTTAGCAGGAGAGGAAGCACAAGTAGATTTTGGTGACATAGGCTTACAGTATAATTCTAAAGGGCGTAGAGTTAAAGCATATGTATTTAATATGCGTTTAAGCTATAGTCGCCTTGATTATTATGAAGTAGTGTTTGATCAAAGTTGTCAAACATGGATTCAATGTCATATCAATGCATTTAATTATTTTGCTGGTAGTCCAAAAGTAATAAAACTTGATAATCTTAAAGCTGGAGTAGTAGATGCCAATTTTTATGAGCCAGTATATCAGAAGGAATATAAGTGCTTAGCCGATCATTATGGAATTTTACTTTCTCCTTGTCGAGTGTATCAACCGCAAGAAAAAGGCAAAGTTGAGTCGGGAATAAAATACGTTAAAAATAATTTTTTTGCTGGTCGTAAATTTGATAGATATGAAGAATTAACAAATGGTCTTGCAAATTGGTTAAATAAGGCCAATAGCCGAATACATGGTACTACTAAGAGAATACCTAGAGAACTGTTTGAGCAAGAGGAAAGAAGTAGTTTGATTCCTTTACCATTAGAAACTTTTGATTTGTCATCTTGGCATAATCGAAAAGTAGCAAAAGATTGTCATATTACCATAGATAATAATTATTACTCTGTACCAGCAAAATATATATACAGTGAGGTAATGGTACAATTGTCCCCAAAACTTGTTCAAATATTTTCTATACAAAATGATTTAATAGCAAGACACGTTAGAACAGAGGGCAAGGGGATATTTACCACTAATCCGTCTCATTATGCTAAATACAAACGTCTATGCCCAGGTTTTATAGAATATAGTGAACATTATCAACAACAAATGCAGCAGATAGGGAATAATTGCAGTTTATTATTAGAATCATTACAACAAACAAGAGTGAATGATTGGCAACGTTGTGCACGAGGTATCATTTCTTTACGTAAGGTTTACAATGATGACTTAATAGATAAAGCCTGTCATAGAGCACTACATTATGGTATAAGTTCTTACTCTAAAATTAAGAATATTTTAAATAGTAATGCAGTAAACTTACCATTACCAGAGTTTGGAGGTAATAATGCAGAACTTATTTAA
- the tnpA gene encoding IS200/IS605 family transposase, giving the protein MSKYIHKSHNVTVLLYHMVFPAKYRRAVFDVSVDQVLREICLEIEKRYQIKFLEIGVDEDHVHFLVQSVPTYSVTKIVTTIKSVTARQIFRQCPQVKKQLWGGEFWTDGYFTSTVGKHGNENMIGKYVKNQGKEYQKLHEDHQLAFF; this is encoded by the coding sequence ATGAGCAAATATATACATAAAAGTCATAATGTTACAGTACTGCTGTATCACATGGTATTTCCAGCAAAATATCGCCGAGCAGTGTTTGACGTATCAGTTGATCAAGTATTACGAGAAATATGTTTAGAGATAGAAAAGAGATATCAAATAAAATTTTTAGAAATAGGGGTTGATGAAGATCATGTCCATTTTTTGGTACAATCTGTACCAACCTATAGCGTAACAAAAATAGTAACAACAATTAAAAGTGTTACAGCTCGTCAAATATTTAGACAGTGTCCACAGGTAAAGAAACAATTATGGGGTGGAGAATTTTGGACTGATGGATATTTTACGAGTACGGTAGGTAAGCATGGAAATGAGAATATGATAGGAAAATACGTAAAAAACCAAGGCAAGGAATATCAGAAACTGCATGAGGATCATCAGCTAGCTTTCTTCTAA
- the rpsP gene encoding 30S ribosomal protein S16, with amino-acid sequence MAVKIRLARGGAKKRPFYRVVVANATAPRDGDFLEKVGTYNPMLAKDSNERVVLKADRVEYWLKSGAKPTDRVAKFIEQAGIALPEKVKKEMEVKLKNRKAKPRKKEAKEA; translated from the coding sequence ATGGCAGTAAAAATTCGTTTAGCTAGAGGCGGTGCTAAAAAGCGTCCTTTTTACCGTGTAGTAGTAGCTAACGCAACCGCACCACGTGATGGTGATTTTTTAGAAAAAGTTGGAACTTATAATCCGATGCTTGCTAAAGATAGTAATGAGCGTGTAGTTCTAAAAGCGGATCGTGTAGAATATTGGCTTAAATCTGGTGCTAAACCAACAGATAGAGTTGCAAAATTTATCGAGCAAGCTGGTATAGCTCTTCCTGAGAAAGTTAAAAAAGAGATGGAAGTTAAGCTAAAAAACCGTAAAGCTAAACCAAGAAAAAAAGAAGCTAAAGAAGCATAG
- the istB gene encoding IS21-like element helper ATPase IstB yields the protein MQNLFNDLRSFRLSGIVNSLNERIIYAQNNKLGFKEFLSLLCEDEKSNRKDNNYRRRKSAAKLPVTKNLEDFDFNFQPSVDAKVISDLSTCDYINTKGNVIFIGDSGTGKTHLAIGLALKALTREYSVYFTTVSDMLYNLHIARADNSYHKKVKLLLSFDLLILDELGFKQLPKHSVEDFFNIIAKRYENKSTIITTNKDFEKWNEIFADEVLTHAIIDRVVHHAHILNIKGKSYRINNYKSGGNMA from the coding sequence ATGCAGAACTTATTTAATGACCTACGAAGCTTTAGATTATCAGGTATAGTCAATAGTTTAAATGAAAGGATTATTTATGCTCAAAATAATAAACTAGGATTTAAAGAATTTCTATCACTATTATGTGAAGATGAAAAATCTAACCGTAAGGATAATAATTACCGTCGCCGTAAAAGTGCTGCTAAATTGCCGGTAACTAAAAATTTAGAAGACTTTGATTTTAATTTCCAACCAAGTGTTGATGCCAAAGTAATAAGTGATTTATCAACTTGTGATTATATTAATACTAAGGGAAATGTAATATTCATAGGTGATTCAGGAACTGGGAAAACTCATCTTGCCATTGGGCTAGCATTAAAAGCTTTAACACGAGAATACTCTGTATATTTTACTACGGTATCGGATATGCTTTATAATTTACATATTGCAAGAGCAGATAATAGTTATCACAAAAAGGTTAAATTACTCCTATCGTTTGATTTATTAATTCTTGATGAGCTCGGGTTTAAGCAATTGCCAAAACATTCAGTAGAAGACTTTTTTAATATTATTGCTAAACGATATGAAAATAAATCTACCATTATTACCACAAACAAGGATTTTGAAAAATGGAATGAAATATTTGCTGATGAAGTATTAACTCATGCAATTATTGATCGAGTGGTACATCATGCTCATATACTAAACATAAAAGGTAAAAGTTATCGTATTAATAACTATAAATCTGGAGGTAATATGGCATAA
- a CDS encoding phasin family protein, translating to MLNNTQFLDFMKSYMNPELYMSSLKNMPNIDFSSATGTMQRALNILVTTNQIATESMQNLLKKNSEMVQHNVNTIVNSTKEAMGSNDFKQASDCHQKCFKSIYETSMNNAKEIANIAYETSAKILEAVNKNIAENVHHASSNMQNMAQQAQKNVFNKKPA from the coding sequence ATGTTAAATAATACACAATTTTTAGATTTTATGAAATCTTATATGAATCCTGAACTTTATATGAGTTCTTTAAAAAATATGCCTAATATAGATTTTTCATCTGCCACCGGAACAATGCAAAGAGCTTTAAATATTTTAGTAACAACAAATCAAATAGCTACTGAAAGCATGCAAAATTTGCTTAAGAAAAACTCTGAAATGGTACAACATAATGTTAACACCATTGTGAATTCTACTAAAGAAGCAATGGGTTCTAATGATTTCAAGCAAGCTAGCGATTGTCATCAGAAATGTTTCAAATCTATTTATGAAACATCTATGAATAATGCTAAAGAAATTGCAAATATTGCTTACGAAACTTCAGCAAAAATATTAGAAGCAGTAAACAAAAATATTGCAGAAAATGTACATCACGCTTCTTCTAATATGCAGAATATGGCACAGCAAGCACAAAAAAACGTATTTAATAAAAAGCCTGCTTAG
- a CDS encoding helix-turn-helix domain-containing protein: MMNRKYRHLSREERYEIKRMYDLGVSINKIAQHLTRSKSTISMELKRQNLRYVIANMLKTLTTKLCFYSASLYNIVIAKIKGTSKLHEKGTREVGVT; the protein is encoded by the coding sequence ATGATGAACAGAAAATATAGACACTTATCTCGAGAAGAGAGATATGAGATAAAAAGAATGTATGACCTAGGAGTCAGTATTAATAAGATAGCACAACATCTTACGAGGTCTAAAAGCACTATTAGTATGGAGCTAAAAAGACAAAACTTACGCTATGTTATAGCAAATATGCTAAAAACCCTTACTACAAAGCTATGTTTTTACAGTGCATCACTTTATAATATTGTCATTGCTAAAATAAAAGGGACCAGTAAATTGCACGAAAAAGGGACCAGAGAAGTTGGTGTGACCTAA
- a CDS encoding class I SAM-dependent methyltransferase, with the protein MLKRHSTEQLEKAGLKESIIIWDIGCGNGTMTEIMASRVGDNGQVYAVDISEQQIQIAQQRIKSAGLKNVTFIVSDLYSLSNNDYPKADIVYSRLLLMHVKNPIEAIKLMSSLLKKEGIISSKLTLCLI; encoded by the coding sequence ATGTTAAAGCGGCATTCTACAGAGCAACTTGAAAAAGCTGGTTTAAAAGAAAGCATCATTATCTGGGATATTGGTTGTGGAAATGGTACAATGACTGAGATCATGGCATCTAGAGTAGGTGATAATGGGCAAGTATATGCAGTTGATATTAGCGAGCAACAAATCCAAATAGCCCAGCAAAGAATTAAGAGTGCAGGACTCAAAAATGTTACATTTATAGTTAGTGATCTTTACTCACTATCAAATAATGATTATCCCAAAGCTGATATTGTCTATTCTAGATTACTATTAATGCATGTGAAAAATCCTATTGAAGCTATAAAGCTGATGAGTTCTTTATTAAAAAAAGAAGGGATAATTTCATCAAAACTTACGCTATGTTTGATATAA